One Natator depressus isolate rNatDep1 chromosome 6, rNatDep2.hap1, whole genome shotgun sequence DNA window includes the following coding sequences:
- the LOC141989692 gene encoding uncharacterized protein LOC141989692: MAAAGPAQLRVAFEDVALYFSREEWELLSRPEKHLYRDQMLRNYRALVSLGYSGSTPDLIHRIEIEEAELWIRDAEDSRESSGPESPSQAGLGILGGPRTPSECGESAAGTQDPTAHKRTHAQDAVRPPNKLSKRLPMGRCPYRCADCGKSFRQSSILRTHWFTHTGERPYHCSDCGKSFAQSSHLRTHQRTHTGELPHRCADCGKGFAQNSSLRAHQRTHTGERPYRCADCGKRFFRSSHLRTHQHTHTGERPHRCADCGKRFSRSSHLRRHQSTHTGERPHRCADCGKRFSRSSHLRRHQRTHTGERPHRCADCGKGFAWSSSLRAHQRTHQGAATPL, encoded by the exons atggctgcagcggggccggcgcag CTGCGGGTGGCGTTTGAGGACGTGGCTCTGTATTTCAGCCGGGAGGAGTGGGAGCTCTTGTCCCGGCCAGAGAAGCATCTGTACCGGGACCAGATGCTGAGGAATTACCGGGCCCTCGTTTCCTTGG gCTATTCAGGTTCCACACCAGATTTAATCCACAGAATTGAGATAGAGGAGGCAGAGCTCTGGATCCGGGATGCCGAGGACTCCAGGGAAAGCTCGGGGCCTGAGAGCCCCTCCCAAG cagggctcGGGATACTGGGGGGACCGAGGACACCGTCTGAGTGTGGGGAGAGCGCGGCAGGAACGCAGGATCCAACAGCGCACAAAAGGACCCATGCACAGGACGCAGTCCGTCCCCCGAATAAACTCAGCAAGAGACTCCCCATGGGCCGGTGTCCCTATCGCTGCGCTGACTGTGGCAAGAGCTTCAGACAGTCCTCAATCCTGAGAACACACTGGTTTACGCACACTGGGGAGCGACCATACCACTGCtctgactgcgggaagagctttgcacagagctcacacctgagaacgcaccagcgcacgcacaccggggagctaccgcaccgctgtgctgactgcgggaaggGCTTTGCACAGAATTCAAGCCTGAGAgcacaccagcgcacgcacaccggggagcgaccgtaccgctgtgctgactgcgggaagaggttTTTCCGGAGCTCACACCTGAGAACACACCAGcacacgcacaccggggagcgaccacaccgctgtgctgactgcgggaagaggttttcacggagctcacacctgagaagacaccagagcacgcacaccggggagcgaccgcaccgctgtgctgactgcgggaagaggttttcacggagctcacacctgagaagacaccagcgcacgcacaccggggagcgaccacaccgctgtgctgactgcgggaaggGCTTTGCATGGAGCTCAAGCCTGAGAGCGCACCAGCGCACACATCAAGGAGCAGCCACACCATTGTAA
- the LOC141989693 gene encoding uncharacterized protein LOC141989693: MAAAGPAQLRVAFEDVALYFSREEWELLSRPEKHLYRDQMLRNYRALVSLGYSGSTPDLIHRIEIEEAELWIRDAEDSRESSGPESPSQGLGILGGPRTPSECGESAAGTQDPTAHKRIHAQDAVRPPNKLSQRLPMGRCPYRCADCGKSFRQSSILRIHWFTHTGERPHQCSDCGKSFAEISNLRAHQRTHTGERPHHCSDCGKSFAWSSSLTAHKRTHTGERPHCCADCGKRFSRSSHLRTHQRTHTGERPHRCADCGKRFSRSSHLRTHQRTHTGERPHRCADCGKRFSRSSHLRRHQSTHTGEQPHRCADCGKRFSQSSHLRRHQSTHTGEQPHRCADCGKGFAQNSSLRAHQRTHTGEQQHRCADCGKRFSRSSLLRRHQRTHTGERPHRCADCGKRFSRSSHLRRHQRTHTGERPHRCADCGKRFSLSSHLRRHHSTHTGERPHRCADCGKGFAESSKLRRHQSTHTGERPHRCADCGKGFAQSSKLRIHQRTHTGERLHRCADCGKGFAQSSKLRRHQRTHQGAAAPL, encoded by the exons atggctgcagcggggccggcgcag CTGCGGGTGGCGTTTGAGGACGTGGCTCTGTATTTCAGCCGGGAGGAGTGGGAGCTCTTGTCCCGGCCAGAGAAGCATCTGTACCGGGACCAGATGCTGAGGAATTACCGGGCCCTCGTTTCCTTGG gCTATTCAGGTTCCACACCAGATTTAATCCACAGAATTGAGATAGAGGAGGCAGAGCTCTGGATCCGGGATGCCGAGGACTCCAGGGAAAGCTCGGGGCCTGAGAGCCCCTCCCAAG ggctcGGGATACTGGGGGGACCGAGGACACCGTCTGAGTGTGGGGAGAGCGCGGCAGGAACGCAGGATCCAACAGCGCACAAAAGGATCCATGCACAGGACGCAGTCCGTCCCCCGAATAAACTCAGCCAGAGACTCCCCATGGGCCGGTGTCCCTATCGCTGCGCTGACTGTGGCAAGAGCTTCAGACAGTCCTCAATCCTGAGAATACACTGGTTTAcgcacactggggagcggccgcACCAGTGCtctgactgcgggaagagctttGCAGAGATTTCAAACCTGAGAgcacaccagcgcacgcacaccggggagcggccacaccactgctctgactgcgggaagagctttGCATGGAGCTCAAGCCTGACAGCGCACaagcgcacgcacaccggggagcgaccgcattgctgtgctgactgcgggaagaggttttcacggagctcacacctgagaacacaccagcgcacgcacaccggggagcgaccgcaccgctgtgctgactgcgggaagaggttttcacggagctcacacctgagaacacaccagcgcacacacaccggggagcgaccgcaccgctgtgctgactgcgggaagaggttttcacggagctcacacctgagaagacaccagagcacgcacaccggggagcaaccgcaccgctgtgctgactgtgGGAAGAGGTTTTCACAGAGCTcacacctgagaagacaccagagcacgcacaccggggagcaaccgcaccgctgtgctgactgcgggaaggGCTTTGCACAGAATTCGAGCCTGAGAgcacaccagcgcacgcacaccggggagcaacagcaccgctgtgctgactgtgggaagaggttttcacggagctcactcctgagaagacaccagcgcacgcacaccggggagcgaccgcaccgctgtgctgactgcgggaagaggttttcacggagctcacacctgagaagacaccagcgcacgcacaccggggagcgaccgcaccgctgtgctgactgcgggaagaggttttcactgagctcacacctgagaagacaccacagcacgcacaccggggagcgaccgcaccgctgtgctgactgcgggaaggGCTTTGCAGAGAGCTCAAAGCTGAGAAGACACCAgagcacgcacaccggggagcgaccgcaccgctgtgctgactgcgggaaggGCTTTGCACAGAGCTCAAAGCTGAGaatacaccagcgcacgcacaccggggagcgactgcaccgctgtgctgactgcgggaagggctttgcacagagctcaaagctgagaagacaccagcgcaCACATCAGGGAGCAGCCGCACCATTGTAA